The following proteins are encoded in a genomic region of Athene noctua unplaced genomic scaffold, bAthNoc1.hap1.1 HAP1_HAP1_scaffold_36, whole genome shotgun sequence:
- the LOC141974223 gene encoding olfactory receptor 14J1-like: MSNGSSITEFLLLAFADRRELQLLHFWLFLGISLAALLGNGLIITAIACDHRLHTPMYFFLLNLSLLDLGSLSTTLPKAMANSLWHNRHISYLGCACQVLFFLFFISAEFSLLTVMSYDRYVAICKPLHYGTLLGSRACVHMAAAAWGTGFLNSLLHTANTFSLPLCQGNTLDQFFCEIPQILKLSCSHSYLREVGLLVVSACLAFGCFVFIVVSYVQIFRAVLRIPSEQGRHKAFSTCLPHLAVVSLFISTGIFAHLKPPSISSPSLDLVVSFLYSVVPPAVNPLIYSMRNQELKQTLKKMIQSAVSQHH; encoded by the coding sequence atgtccaacggcagctccatcaccgagttcctcctcctggcattcgcagacagacgggagctgcagctcctgcacttctggctcttcctgggcatctccctggctgccctcctgggcaacggcctcatcatcaccgccatcgcctgtgaccaccgcctgcacacccccatgtacttcttcctcctcaacctctccctcctcgacctgggctccctctccaccactctccccaaagccatggccaactccctctggcacaacaggcacatctcctacttggggtgtgcttgccaagtacttttctttctcttttttatctcagcagagttttctctcctcaccgtcatgtcctacgaccgctacgttgccatctgcaaacccctgcactacgggaccctcctgggcagcagagcttgtgtccacatggcagcagctgcctggggcactgggttcctcaattctctcctgcacacggccaacacattttcactgccactctgtcaaggcaacaccctggaccagttcttctgtgaaatcccccagatcctcaagctctcctgctcacactcctacctcagggaagttgggcttcttgtggtcagtgcctgtttggcttttgggtgttttgtgttcattgtggtgtcctatgtgcagatcttcagggccgtgctgaggatcccctctgagcagggacggcacaaagccttttccacgtgcctccctcacctggccgtggtctccctctttatcagcactggCATATTTGCccacctgaagccgccctccatctcctccccatccctggacctggtggtgtcatttctgtactcggtggtgcctccagcagtgaaccccctcatctacagcatgaggaaccaggagttaaaacagacactgaagaagatgattcaatcagctgtttctcagcaccattaa
- the LOC141974222 gene encoding olfactory receptor 14A16-like, which translates to MSNGSSITEFLLLAFADRRELQLLHFWLFLGISLATLLGNGLIITAIACDHRLHTPMYFFLLNLSLLDLGSISTTLPKAMANSLWHNRHISYWGCAAQLFFVLFLMVGEYFLLTVMSYDRYVAICKPLHYGTLLGSRACVHMAAAAWGTGFLNSLLHTANTFSLPLCQGNAVNQSFCEVPQILKLSCSESDYFREAGLIIISICFDLVCFVFIVVSYVQIFRAVLRIPSEQGRHKAFSTCLPHLAVVSLFISTVMFAYLKPPSLSSPTLDLVVSFLYSVVSPTLNPLIYSLRNREIKDALRKLVGRLSAAVDCPPFYSNDSQCMS; encoded by the coding sequence atgtccaacggcagctccatcaccgagttcctcctcctggcattcgcagacagacgggagctgcagctcctgcacttctggctcttcctgggcatctccctggctaccctcctgggcaacggcctcatcatcaccgccatcgcctgtgaccaccgcctgcacacccccatgtacttcttcctcctcaacctctccctcctcgacctgggctccatctccaccactctccccaaagccatggccaactccctctggcacaacaggcacatctcctactgggggtgtgctgcacagctcttttttGTTCTATTCCTGATGGTGGGAGAGTATTTCCTTCTCAcagtcatgtcctacgaccgctacgttgccatctgcaaacccctgcactacgggaccctcctgggcagcagagcttgtgtccacatggcagcagctgcctggggcactgggttcctcaattctctcctgcacacggccaacacattttcactgccattGTGCCAAGGCAATGCTGTGAACCAGTCCTTTTGtgaagttccccagatcctcaagctctcctgctcagaATCAGACTACTTCAGGGAAGCTGGGCTAatcattattagtatctgttttgaccttgtatgttttgtgttcattgtggtgtcctatgtgcagatcttcagggccgtgctgaggatcccctctgagcagggacggcacaaagccttttccacgtgcctccctcacctggccgtggtctccctctttatcagcactgtcatgtttgcctacctgaagcccccctccctctcctccccaaccctggacctggtggtgtcatttctgtactcagtGGTTTCTCCAACtttgaaccccctcatctacagcttgAGGAACAGGGAGATCaaggatgccctgaggaaactggttGGACGTCTTTCAGCAGCTGTAGACTGTCCACCTTTCTATTCAAATGACTCACAGTGCATGTCATGA